Proteins encoded within one genomic window of Geotalea daltonii FRC-32:
- a CDS encoding transglutaminase-like domain-containing protein has product MMFRRYSKVIAVVVLCFFTWTGCGVFSIASAAQDAIKKEKSKEQHKKKPAGPEERFAKTTEELQASLADTKADIETKKERLKAAKTEIETADKEIRKQFAETEKKLKDAKLPDEVLQRHYKFVKHYDDNLTELKGNIDRIEKAKDKAEAEAEIDKAVKHLKKVKVEKKHKPFDPNNLPHRQPKVKKREPRLNKEEFEKDIKKNQTSWRDQKRILVASAGSLAGLLTTSTVTATTPLKKEPAGPADLAETIEVQLTPEIRAKAQELEYKPVKIYEWVRNNVEFVPTWGSIQGANQTLLTKQGNAIDTASLLIALLRASGIHARYVTGTIELPIEKVMNWAGGFTDPMAALDYMSSGGMPTKGLVTSGKIVAVRMEHVWVDAWINYRPSRGAKHKTGKGDTWISLDASYKQYIYTNGIDIKTAVPFDTQTFVNQIKSTATINETAGYATGLNSLLTQQTLQDYQSRVQTYLQQNHPNAAIGDVLGKKEIDKKEYPYLLGTLPYRGAMRGVAFAELPDNYRHNLSFNVRSDSVDLSLIDPDATVIDTSLNITKALPELAGKKITLSYSPATPQDEAVINSYLPQPHADGTPIQPNELPSSLPAYLIKVKPELRIDGQVVATGTPVTLGAIETFDMTFSSPAYSSEIVSNPIFAGAFNAIALDTGRVAQAQLLGLKAKMADTKAKLEAQEVSGLTKDDIIGDILYSTALTYYAQLDVMNFVQASTMGMASARYPSEAIFSSDVAVNMFFGIPRSVSSGGLVMDVDRNVSVNKALNGDEAAKVQYLLATGMNSSALEHAVPEQLFSTPAAPVEGVSAVKALNIANDLGIPIYTVNQSNIASILPQLQVDAQVKTDIQNAVNAGKVVTVSKTDITFKGWTGCGYIITNPTTGEGAYMIGGGLNGSNVPVDDSKLSLVDGISLLVGFRLDILKNGISAEFVKVFQNVVKMFGVVFSVVQWFQDLNQINSNPDVDPYKWLSSYLIISSFLVLGVALALAFPALPIVVSIGIAIGMNMLKAFLIQRINESHLRLRRKYEVG; this is encoded by the coding sequence ATGATGTTTCGTAGATATTCAAAGGTAATAGCGGTAGTCGTACTGTGCTTCTTCACATGGACGGGTTGCGGAGTATTCAGCATTGCTAGTGCCGCGCAGGACGCCATAAAGAAAGAAAAGTCGAAGGAGCAGCACAAGAAAAAACCCGCTGGTCCTGAGGAGCGGTTTGCAAAAACCACGGAAGAGCTGCAAGCGAGCCTAGCTGACACCAAGGCGGATATTGAAACCAAGAAAGAGCGGCTGAAGGCCGCTAAAACTGAAATAGAAACAGCAGACAAGGAAATCCGCAAACAGTTCGCCGAGACGGAAAAGAAGCTCAAAGACGCGAAGCTACCTGATGAAGTCCTCCAGCGGCATTACAAGTTCGTCAAACACTATGATGACAATCTCACCGAGTTGAAGGGAAACATCGACCGGATCGAAAAGGCCAAAGACAAAGCAGAAGCCGAAGCGGAGATTGACAAGGCTGTAAAACACCTGAAAAAGGTCAAGGTAGAGAAAAAACATAAACCCTTTGATCCCAACAATCTCCCGCACCGGCAACCTAAAGTTAAGAAGCGGGAGCCAAGACTCAACAAGGAAGAATTCGAGAAAGACATAAAGAAAAACCAGACGTCTTGGAGAGACCAGAAGCGAATTTTGGTCGCCTCGGCCGGCTCCTTGGCCGGGTTACTCACGACAAGCACCGTCACCGCAACTACTCCACTCAAAAAAGAACCTGCCGGACCTGCTGATCTTGCTGAAACAATTGAAGTCCAGCTAACCCCGGAAATCAGAGCCAAGGCCCAGGAACTTGAGTACAAGCCCGTCAAGATTTACGAGTGGGTGCGGAATAACGTCGAATTTGTCCCCACCTGGGGCTCCATTCAGGGTGCCAACCAAACCCTTCTCACCAAACAGGGAAACGCCATTGACACGGCGTCTCTTCTCATTGCGCTCCTGCGTGCTTCCGGCATCCATGCCCGCTACGTCACAGGCACCATAGAACTTCCCATTGAGAAAGTCATGAACTGGGCAGGTGGTTTCACCGACCCTATGGCGGCCCTTGATTACATGTCCAGCGGCGGGATGCCGACGAAAGGGCTGGTTACCAGCGGCAAAATAGTAGCAGTTAGAATGGAGCACGTCTGGGTGGACGCCTGGATTAACTACAGGCCTTCACGCGGAGCGAAACACAAAACCGGAAAAGGGGACACGTGGATAAGCCTTGACGCCAGCTATAAGCAGTACATTTACACCAATGGGATCGACATAAAGACCGCCGTTCCCTTTGACACACAGACATTTGTCAACCAGATCAAATCTACCGCCACCATCAACGAAACCGCTGGCTACGCAACAGGCCTAAATTCCCTCCTCACCCAGCAAACACTACAGGATTATCAATCCAGGGTGCAGACCTACCTCCAGCAAAACCATCCCAATGCCGCGATTGGCGATGTGCTTGGCAAGAAGGAGATAGACAAGAAAGAATACCCCTATTTGCTCGGCACGTTACCGTACCGAGGCGCAATGCGGGGAGTAGCGTTTGCTGAACTACCTGATAATTATCGGCATAATCTGTCTTTCAACGTCAGGAGTGATTCTGTCGATCTATCGTTAATAGATCCGGATGCCACCGTTATAGACACATCCCTGAACATAACAAAGGCCCTGCCTGAACTGGCTGGCAAGAAGATCACCCTCAGCTACTCACCTGCCACCCCCCAAGATGAAGCAGTCATTAACTCATATCTTCCACAGCCACATGCAGACGGCACACCTATACAGCCGAACGAACTTCCTTCATCTCTTCCCGCATATCTCATCAAAGTAAAGCCAGAACTTCGAATTGATGGGCAGGTGGTGGCGACAGGCACGCCAGTTACCCTCGGTGCCATTGAAACCTTTGATATGACGTTTTCCAGCCCCGCCTATTCATCTGAGATCGTCTCGAACCCGATATTTGCAGGGGCATTTAACGCAATCGCCCTGGATACTGGAAGGGTAGCACAGGCACAACTCCTCGGGCTAAAAGCAAAGATGGCGGACACTAAAGCAAAGCTCGAAGCCCAGGAAGTATCCGGGCTCACTAAAGATGACATCATAGGCGATATTCTCTATTCCACTGCTTTAACCTACTATGCTCAACTCGATGTAATGAATTTTGTTCAGGCATCTACGATGGGTATGGCGTCTGCGCGGTATCCATCGGAGGCCATCTTCTCTTCCGATGTCGCGGTGAATATGTTTTTCGGAATACCTCGCAGTGTAAGCTCCGGCGGGCTTGTCATGGACGTTGACAGGAATGTTTCCGTGAACAAGGCGCTTAACGGTGATGAGGCAGCAAAAGTTCAGTACCTCTTGGCGACGGGAATGAACTCTTCGGCTTTGGAACACGCTGTACCGGAGCAACTGTTCTCCACCCCTGCCGCACCTGTTGAAGGAGTCTCGGCAGTTAAAGCCCTGAACATAGCCAATGACTTGGGTATACCGATTTACACCGTAAACCAGTCGAACATTGCCAGCATCCTGCCGCAGCTTCAGGTGGACGCGCAGGTAAAGACAGATATTCAGAATGCCGTAAATGCTGGGAAGGTAGTTACTGTTTCAAAAACTGACATCACTTTTAAAGGGTGGACAGGCTGCGGATATATCATCACGAACCCGACAACCGGCGAAGGCGCGTATATGATAGGTGGCGGGCTAAATGGCTCGAACGTGCCGGTAGACGACAGTAAATTGAGTTTAGTCGATGGCATTAGCCTATTGGTTGGATTTAGACTGGACATACTGAAAAATGGCATTAGTGCCGAATTTGTTAAAGTATTTCAAAATGTAGTAAAGATGTTTGGAGTTGTATTTTCTGTTGTGCAATGGTTTCAGGATCTAAATCAAATCAACTCTAATCCAGACGTAGACCCTTATAAATGGCTCAGCTCTTATTTAATAATTTCGTCATTTCTGGTGCTGGGTGTAGCTTTGGCTCTTGCCTTTCCAGCACTGCCAATTGTGGTATCAATTGGAATAGCTATAGGCATGAATATGCTTAAGGCGTTTTTAATTCAAAGGATAAATGAAAGTCACCTTCGGTTGAGAAGAAAGTATGAGGTAGGCTAA
- a CDS encoding CDC27 family protein — MISKTFTSIMVFVLLCSTACSREAIEFPQACVENKPKRDAALKAKDWNALEVAAVKFIEGCDKAYGDEEFAKAHAELSLVLRHRNDPKNAAEFADRAIHSSKEPDFHIEKARCLIQLNKLEEARLELDVAELMSTLALKNNELRKIAWAPREAPDYDKKRLNYESILESIKEARMQIPAAK, encoded by the coding sequence ATGATTTCAAAGACATTTACCTCTATCATGGTTTTCGTTCTTCTTTGCAGCACAGCATGTAGTCGAGAGGCTATCGAATTCCCCCAAGCATGTGTCGAAAACAAACCTAAACGAGATGCCGCCCTTAAAGCTAAAGACTGGAACGCGCTTGAGGTGGCTGCCGTAAAGTTTATTGAGGGGTGTGATAAAGCATATGGGGATGAAGAGTTTGCAAAAGCACATGCTGAGCTATCACTTGTTCTCCGTCACAGAAATGACCCTAAGAATGCGGCAGAATTTGCTGACAGAGCTATACACTCCTCGAAGGAGCCAGATTTTCACATCGAGAAAGCACGGTGCCTAATCCAATTAAATAAACTAGAAGAGGCTAGACTGGAACTGGATGTGGCAGAACTGATGAGTACGCTGGCACTAAAAAACAATGAACTGCGAAAAATTGCTTGGGCGCCTAGAGAGGCCCCTGATTACGACAAAAAGAGGCTAAACTACGAAAGCATCCTGGAATCAATAAAGGAAGCGAGAATGCAAATTCCGGCTGCCAAGTGA
- a CDS encoding pyridoxamine 5'-phosphate oxidase family protein → MMRRHEKEIKDQPTLRAVIQQSMVCRLGLSDGYQPYVVPLSFGYEDGYLYFHAAHEGRKIEIIRRNNSVCFEFDANTEIVENEEACDWGMRYKSVIGFGKAIFIEDIEEKRRALKIIMKQYSNRSFSFPEQSVASTTVLRVEIESMVGKQSGY, encoded by the coding sequence ATGATGAGAAGACACGAAAAAGAAATTAAAGATCAGCCAACTCTCAGAGCTGTTATTCAACAATCGATGGTCTGTCGACTTGGACTGAGCGATGGTTATCAACCATATGTTGTGCCGCTCAGTTTTGGGTATGAGGATGGTTATTTATATTTCCATGCTGCTCACGAAGGGCGGAAAATTGAGATAATCAGGAGAAACAACTCCGTTTGCTTTGAATTTGATGCAAATACTGAGATCGTAGAAAACGAAGAAGCTTGTGATTGGGGCATGAGATACAAAAGCGTCATTGGATTTGGCAAGGCAATTTTCATTGAGGATATTGAAGAAAAGCGTAGAGCTCTAAAAATTATAATGAAGCAGTACTCGAATCGTTCGTTCTCATTTCCAGAGCAGTCTGTTGCTAGCACAACAGTTCTCAGAGTCGAAATAGAGAGTATGGTCGGCAAGCAATCCGGATACTAG
- a CDS encoding SseB family protein: MWPFKKKSSGSNIDVNKPVENPDLVAAIQNHANHNSNESTVELVEAIRKAVFLAAIDERGLNKQEIGKGEIEIQKGSKFGILEVQDSDNRRLLTLFTDWKEFQNYAPSHFSGLIMPSNQVSSYVQTGSYDGVVINPGGNALPIYRNLIAHIFGENA, encoded by the coding sequence ATGTGGCCATTTAAGAAAAAAAGTAGCGGATCGAATATTGACGTAAACAAGCCAGTTGAAAATCCGGATCTAGTGGCCGCAATTCAAAATCACGCAAATCACAACTCAAACGAAAGCACGGTGGAGTTAGTGGAGGCAATACGAAAGGCTGTATTCCTGGCCGCTATTGACGAGAGAGGGCTCAATAAACAAGAAATTGGAAAAGGTGAAATAGAAATTCAGAAGGGGAGCAAGTTTGGAATTCTTGAAGTCCAAGACTCAGACAACCGACGATTATTGACTCTATTCACTGACTGGAAAGAGTTCCAGAACTACGCTCCGTCCCATTTTTCAGGACTAATAATGCCAAGCAACCAAGTAAGCAGCTATGTTCAAACAGGTTCGTATGACGGAGTAGTGATAAACCCTGGCGGAAATGCTTTACCAATTTATAGGAATTTGATTGCGCATATCTTCGGCGAGAATGCCTAA
- the ltrA gene encoding group II intron reverse transcriptase/maturase, which translates to MSFHDTQNLSGGVPMKRVVDPQTPENHLLERILSPENMELAWKRVRANKGAPGVDGVNIDDFPDITRPLWGDIRASLATGSYLPKPVLRVEIPKPTGGNRPLGIPTVLDRLIQQSIAQVLTPIFDPGFSESSFGFRPGRSAHDAVRQLREYLRQGYRIAVDIDLAKFFDTVNHDLLMTFVGRKVRDKRVLALIGRYLRAGVEVDGRLEKTRMGVPQGGPLSPLLANILLDHLDKELEKRGHKFVRYADDFVILVKSERAGERVMGSVRKHLTTKLKLTVNEDKSKVAKSDQISFLGFVFKGTKILWSDKAYKEFRRRVRKYTGRSWFVSMEYRLNKLSTYIRGWMGYFGISEAYHDIPEIDGWIRRRVRLCYWKQWRWCRTKIRNLLKLGVQLGTSIRAGLNRGGPWAMARRLAAQHGMTNQWLKDQGLISVKELWVKTHYPATAR; encoded by the coding sequence ATGAGCTTTCACGACACACAGAACCTGTCCGGGGGAGTGCCGATGAAGCGCGTCGTTGATCCGCAAACTCCGGAGAACCACCTACTGGAGCGGATTCTGTCCCCAGAGAATATGGAACTGGCGTGGAAACGGGTACGTGCTAACAAAGGCGCACCCGGTGTCGATGGGGTGAACATCGACGACTTTCCCGACATTACCAGACCTCTCTGGGGCGACATCCGCGCATCGCTTGCGACAGGTAGTTATCTTCCAAAGCCGGTTCTTCGGGTGGAGATACCGAAACCAACGGGCGGCAACCGCCCGTTGGGTATCCCCACTGTGCTGGACCGGCTGATCCAACAGTCCATTGCCCAGGTGCTCACGCCGATCTTCGATCCCGGATTCTCGGAATCAAGCTTCGGTTTCCGCCCCGGCCGTTCGGCGCATGATGCCGTGCGGCAGCTGCGGGAGTATCTCCGGCAGGGCTACCGCATTGCCGTGGACATCGACCTTGCCAAGTTTTTCGACACGGTCAATCACGATCTCCTCATGACGTTTGTGGGGAGGAAGGTCCGCGACAAGCGCGTGCTCGCCCTGATCGGCAGATACTTGAGAGCCGGGGTGGAGGTTGACGGAAGACTGGAAAAGACCCGCATGGGCGTTCCCCAAGGCGGTCCGCTTTCTCCGCTTCTTGCCAACATCCTCCTCGATCACCTGGACAAAGAGCTTGAGAAACGTGGCCACAAGTTCGTCCGTTACGCCGATGACTTCGTTATTCTCGTCAAAAGCGAGCGGGCTGGCGAACGGGTCATGGGAAGCGTGAGGAAGCATCTCACGACAAAGCTCAAGCTCACGGTCAACGAAGACAAAAGCAAGGTTGCCAAAAGCGACCAAATCAGCTTCCTTGGCTTCGTCTTCAAGGGCACCAAAATCCTCTGGTCTGACAAGGCGTACAAGGAGTTTCGCCGCCGGGTCAGGAAGTACACCGGAAGAAGCTGGTTCGTCTCCATGGAGTACCGGCTGAACAAGCTGTCCACCTACATCCGTGGCTGGATGGGATACTTCGGGATTTCCGAGGCCTACCACGACATCCCGGAGATAGACGGCTGGATCAGGCGCAGGGTGCGGCTCTGTTACTGGAAACAGTGGCGGTGGTGCCGCACCAAGATTCGGAATCTGCTGAAACTGGGAGTTCAACTAGGAACTTCCATCAGAGCAGGACTGAATCGTGGCGGTCCGTGGGCCATGGCTCGCCGACTGGCCGCTCAGCACGGTATGACCAATCAATGGCTGAAAGATCAAGGTCTCATATCTGTCAAAGAACTGTGGGTGAAGACTCATTACCCGGCTACGGCTCGGTAA
- a CDS encoding DUF5677 domain-containing protein, with amino-acid sequence MKKIGRNEPCPCGSGKKFKKCCDSKDFRLRVDESGDLLREYSIDDDELLSALRGQVEVFREIFGREPLDDDPLFLEKYLITPEEVKNNMIAAMEKSGISADLIYAYKKTGYLISSSNLDKFPGRALIEWDDAQKEFQKHGGDPYESSKGFVIKQLVGEVQREITSLIYLFGFIGDRYINTLGPDQSNDYFILTHVDYICFCLTKSHRTLLSIKTLLDNRMSDDAYSLTRSLYENYLHIIYVLKHPSQVHDLVDAVIGLHAGTHEYEKKGKGYNKKVIVDKKTGQKYMGQISGFTMAESSFVQSDVNFFDVFYQKSSQVLHPNIMAFEGLIGDKGLNALQTRRHDEAVFYSVMVGGMVVQAARSLPDVNQILKADINTVLGRVRLKLITMLECLAEDSKDLLYPKYEIDVLLQRLNDMEAIDNKA; translated from the coding sequence ATGAAAAAAATCGGAAGAAATGAGCCCTGTCCTTGCGGGAGTGGCAAAAAATTCAAAAAATGTTGTGATTCTAAAGACTTTCGGTTGCGAGTTGATGAGTCAGGCGACTTGCTAAGAGAGTATAGTATTGATGACGATGAACTACTTTCGGCTTTGCGGGGACAAGTAGAGGTATTTAGGGAGATCTTCGGTAGAGAGCCCCTTGATGATGACCCCCTTTTTCTCGAAAAATATTTGATAACTCCCGAAGAAGTTAAGAACAACATGATAGCTGCAATGGAAAAGTCTGGTATCAGTGCTGATTTAATATACGCATACAAAAAGACCGGCTATCTCATTTCCTCATCAAACCTAGATAAATTTCCCGGGCGAGCGCTAATCGAATGGGATGATGCGCAAAAAGAGTTCCAAAAGCATGGTGGCGACCCGTACGAGAGCTCTAAAGGCTTTGTCATAAAACAATTAGTAGGAGAGGTCCAAAGGGAAATTACGTCATTAATTTACCTTTTTGGGTTCATTGGTGATCGGTACATAAACACGCTAGGGCCTGATCAAAGCAATGATTATTTCATCCTTACTCATGTCGACTACATCTGTTTTTGTTTAACTAAATCCCACAGAACTCTTCTCTCTATTAAGACATTGTTAGATAACAGAATGAGTGACGATGCCTATTCGTTGACACGTAGCTTATATGAAAACTATCTTCATATTATCTACGTTTTAAAGCATCCATCTCAAGTCCATGATTTAGTTGATGCCGTCATAGGTTTGCACGCTGGAACACATGAGTATGAGAAAAAAGGCAAAGGTTACAACAAGAAAGTTATTGTTGATAAGAAGACAGGGCAAAAATACATGGGGCAGATATCTGGATTCACGATGGCTGAATCTTCCTTTGTCCAGTCTGATGTCAATTTCTTTGACGTCTTTTACCAGAAAAGTTCTCAAGTTCTTCACCCGAATATCATGGCTTTCGAGGGACTCATCGGAGATAAGGGTTTAAATGCGCTGCAAACGAGACGCCATGATGAGGCTGTCTTCTACTCTGTAATGGTGGGAGGGATGGTTGTACAGGCGGCAAGATCATTGCCTGATGTTAACCAAATATTAAAAGCAGATATTAATACTGTCCTAGGACGGGTAAGGCTGAAGCTTATTACAATGTTAGAGTGTCTTGCTGAAGACTCCAAAGACCTGCTATATCCAAAGTATGAGATTGACGTTTTGCTACAAAGGTTAAATGACATGGAAGCAATTGATAACAAAGCGTAA
- a CDS encoding integron integrase, with amino-acid sequence MIGKLADEIKVRHYSRKTLKTYALWSRQFQRFLKNKPPAELTTADVKEYLTYLAVKCHVAASTQNQAFNSLLFLYRHALKRDFGELRDVPRAKKSLYVPVVLSREEIDGIIENLYYPYSLIVKLLFGCGLRLFECLQLRVRDFNFDAGILTIHGKGKKDRTVPLPESIVKELQRQIKRVSDLHVKDLADGYDGVFLDDAVEKKYPKAPKELIHQWFFPQQSLTLMEESGQRRRWHVHESKLQKALYVAVRRAAIPKRVTAHTFRHSFATHLLQANYDIRTIQKLLGHASLKTTMIYTHCVPVRTIQEPKSPLDLGP; translated from the coding sequence GTGATAGGCAAGCTGGCTGATGAAATCAAGGTGCGGCACTATTCTCGCAAGACATTGAAAACCTACGCCTTGTGGTCCCGCCAGTTCCAGCGCTTCTTGAAGAACAAACCGCCGGCAGAGCTAACGACTGCCGACGTCAAAGAATACCTGACATACCTGGCAGTAAAATGTCACGTCGCCGCTTCGACGCAGAATCAGGCCTTCAACTCCCTCCTATTTCTTTACCGCCATGCCTTGAAGCGCGACTTCGGCGAACTGCGTGACGTACCGCGTGCGAAGAAGTCCCTTTATGTGCCGGTAGTACTCTCTCGTGAGGAAATAGATGGCATCATTGAAAATCTGTACTACCCCTACAGCCTGATCGTAAAGCTTTTGTTCGGCTGCGGACTGCGCCTCTTTGAATGCCTGCAACTGCGGGTGCGTGATTTCAATTTTGACGCGGGGATTCTGACGATTCACGGCAAGGGGAAGAAGGATCGGACGGTGCCACTGCCGGAATCAATCGTAAAAGAACTGCAAAGGCAAATTAAAAGGGTGAGCGACTTACATGTGAAAGATCTTGCGGATGGATACGACGGGGTGTTTCTCGATGACGCTGTGGAAAAGAAATATCCCAAGGCGCCGAAGGAGCTGATACACCAATGGTTCTTTCCCCAACAGTCTCTGACTCTGATGGAGGAATCCGGCCAGCGGCGGCGCTGGCATGTGCATGAATCGAAACTGCAGAAGGCCCTCTATGTCGCTGTTCGCAGAGCAGCCATCCCCAAGCGGGTTACTGCCCACACTTTCCGCCACTCATTTGCAACCCACCTGCTGCAGGCCAACTACGACATCCGCACCATACAGAAACTGCTTGGCCACGCCAGCCTCAAGACCACCATGATCTACACACACTGCGTGCCGGTGCGGACCATCCAGGAGCCGAAAAGCCCGCTGGATTTAGGACCATAA
- the merA gene encoding mercury(II) reductase, giving the protein MSAEDVIIVGSGSTAFAAALRAQTLGLRVKMIEKSVLGGTCINWGCIPSKTLIHGSFVRHTAMAGAQMGTGTATDGIDFPLFFAYKDQVVNHLRQTRYLNVLKKAPKVEVVKGTARFIAPDAVQVEEQVFRSRKILIAAGGHPRTIAIPGLDKIHYLTSRSALLLKTIPESLVIIGGGVIAVELGQMYLRMGSRVTVLEHGRRLLPTVEEEIVMAMQEALAAEGMQIVVNASTCSVSQEGNTTIVEAEVDGTTQQFRAEKLLVAVGTAPATADIGLEKTGIELDGKGFIRVDGQMRTNVPGIWAAGDIVGGMMIATVGAREGIVAIDNMVNPGCGCLMDYHSVPMAIFTDPEVAMVGYTEGAARKAGFSVSVNTMPISAVPKAHVTGDTHGAIKMVADSESGRLLGVHLCCHRGADVINEAALAIRFKLTIDDLAGMLHVYPSMAEGLRLCAQGFSRDISRLSCCAE; this is encoded by the coding sequence ATGTCCGCTGAAGATGTAATCATCGTAGGTTCCGGTTCCACCGCCTTTGCCGCTGCCCTGCGCGCCCAAACCCTTGGGCTGCGGGTGAAGATGATCGAAAAAAGCGTTCTCGGCGGGACCTGCATCAATTGGGGCTGCATACCGAGCAAAACCTTGATCCATGGCTCCTTTGTGCGCCATACGGCCATGGCCGGCGCACAAATGGGGACCGGTACGGCAACCGACGGCATTGATTTTCCGTTGTTCTTTGCCTATAAAGATCAAGTTGTAAACCATCTTCGGCAAACCAGATATCTGAACGTGCTCAAGAAGGCGCCTAAGGTGGAAGTGGTAAAAGGGACGGCACGATTTATCGCCCCCGATGCCGTTCAAGTGGAAGAGCAGGTCTTTCGCAGCCGGAAAATACTGATCGCGGCCGGCGGCCACCCCCGCACCATCGCTATTCCCGGACTGGACAAGATCCACTATCTCACCAGCCGAAGTGCTCTCCTGTTGAAAACGATCCCCGAATCACTGGTTATTATCGGTGGTGGCGTCATCGCCGTTGAACTGGGGCAGATGTACCTGAGAATGGGAAGCCGGGTAACGGTGCTGGAGCATGGCAGGCGCCTGCTCCCCACGGTCGAGGAAGAAATAGTCATGGCCATGCAGGAAGCATTGGCAGCAGAGGGGATGCAGATCGTCGTCAATGCCTCGACCTGCTCCGTAAGCCAGGAAGGAAATACAACGATAGTTGAAGCCGAAGTTGACGGAACCACACAGCAGTTCAGGGCGGAGAAACTGCTGGTTGCCGTCGGCACCGCACCGGCCACGGCAGACATCGGTCTGGAAAAGACCGGAATTGAGCTGGACGGTAAAGGTTTTATCCGGGTCGATGGGCAGATGCGCACCAATGTGCCGGGCATCTGGGCCGCCGGCGACATCGTGGGGGGGATGATGATCGCCACGGTCGGCGCACGGGAAGGCATAGTAGCCATAGATAACATGGTGAATCCCGGCTGCGGCTGTCTCATGGACTACCATTCTGTTCCCATGGCCATCTTTACCGATCCGGAAGTGGCCATGGTCGGCTACACGGAAGGTGCAGCCCGCAAGGCAGGTTTCTCCGTAAGCGTCAATACCATGCCCATATCCGCCGTGCCCAAGGCCCATGTGACAGGTGATACCCATGGCGCCATCAAGATGGTTGCCGACTCGGAAAGCGGCCGGCTGCTGGGCGTCCATCTATGCTGCCACCGCGGGGCGGATGTCATCAACGAAGCCGCCCTGGCCATCCGTTTCAAGCTGACCATCGACGATCTGGCGGGCATGCTGCACGTCTACCCTTCCATGGCCGAGGGGCTGCGCCTCTGCGCCCAGGGGTTCAGCCGCGACATCAGCCGGCTTTCCTGTTGCGCAGAGTAG